In a single window of the Gossypium hirsutum isolate 1008001.06 chromosome D02, Gossypium_hirsutum_v2.1, whole genome shotgun sequence genome:
- the LOC107908961 gene encoding calmodulin-binding transcription activator 2 isoform X2, whose amino-acid sequence MADQASYSLAPRLDIDHILLEAQHRWLRPAEICEILRNYQKFHISSEPPTGPPSGSLFLFDRKVLRYFRKDGHNWRKKKDGKTVKEAHEKLKVGSIDVLHCYYAHGEENENFQRRSYWMLEQDLTHIVFVHYLEVKGRTIGGISHVSNSQTSSPSTSSYPDSHTKAPSGNADSASPTSTLTSLCEDADSDSHQASSRFCTLPQQGNASVMDKIDSGFLNHFSPHQYPDHKGWSSIPGVNEVSHLHGDRPRDIDYGTCMTEARKTPDLPSWEQDLGQYLPVCAAASSHTSATSTQPDTMSISLQQQNMMKGKLLTVKSASAEFGNSLSTESNWQIPSADNALELPKWLMDSSSNFELPYDTRFFEQKTHDFQLPNALEEITSHDVLKDDDSDSVMKTYPENDIYLDGNVNYAFSLKKSLLNGEENLKKVDSFSRWITKELGEVDDLQMQSSSGLAWSTVECGNVSDDASLSPSLSQDQLFSIVDFSPKWAYIDLETEVLIIGTFLKSQEEVAKYNWSCMFGEVEVPAEVIADGILSCYAPPHNVGQVPFYVTCSNRVACSEVREFDYRAGVTKDINVFDIYGLTSREMLLRLKTLLSLKSFSPCNHHCQGVVEKRELIAKIISMKEEEECHQFVDPSSDQDLSEYEEKERLLQRLMKEKLYSWLLHKIMEDGKGPNILDEKGQGVLHLAAALGYDWAINPTVSAGVSINFRDVNGWTALHWAAFCGRERTVAILVSVGAAPGALTDPSPEFPLGRTPADLASANGHKGISGFLAESSLTSYLSSLTMDDQKEAVQTVSDRIATSVNYSDAQDILSLKDSITAVCNATQAADRIHQMFRMQSFQWKQLRESSDCVSGEHVISLLTTKTRRPFQNDGVAHAAATQIQKKFRGWKKRKEFLLIRKRIVKIQAHVRGHQVRKQYKTFVWSVGILEKVILRWRRKGSGLRGFRRDAIIKPDPQCTLPEEDEYDFLKEGRKQTEERFQKALTRVKSMAQNPEGRGQYRRLLTLVQGIQENKACNMVLSSTEEVAVADEDFLDVDSLLDDDTFMSIAFE is encoded by the exons ATGGCGGATCAAGCCTCGTATAGTTTGGCTCCCCGATTAG ATATTGACCATATATTACTGGAAGCCCAGCATAGATGGTTGCGACCTGCTGAGATCTGTGAAATTCTTCGTAATTATCAAAAGTTTCATATTTCATCAGAGCCTCCTACCGGACCCCCAA GTGgttcactttttctttttgatcGGAAGGTTTTAAGATACTTTAGGAAGGATGGGCATAATTGGaggaagaagaaggatggaaagACTGTGAAGGAAGCTCATGAGAAGCTGAAG GTTGGAAGCATTGATGTGTTGCATTGCTACTACGCCCAtggagaagagaatgaaaactttcaaagGCGCAGCTATTGGATGCTTGAACA GGATTTGACGCATATAGTTTTTGTGCACTACTTGGAAGTCAAG gGTAGGACAATTGGAGGCATAAGTCATGTATCAAATTCACAAACAAGCAGTCCTTCAACTTCTAGCTACCCTGATAGTCATACGAAAGCACCTTCTGGAAATGCGGATTCGGCAAGCCCTACCAGCACTTTAACATCCTTATGTGAAGATGCTGATTCTG ATAGTCACCAAGCAAGTTCTAGATTCTGTACATTGCCCCAACAAGGAAATGCTTCTGTGATGGACAAGATAGATTCTGGTTTCTTGAACCATTTTTCTCCGCATCAGTATCCAG ATCATAAAGGTTGGTCATCAATTCCTGGAGTAAATGAAGTTTCACATCTTCATGGAGATAGACCTAGGGATATTGATTATGGAACTTGCATGACTGAAGCTCGAAAAACACCCGATTTGCCATCTTGGGAACAAGACTTGGGGCAATATTTGCCTGTATGTGCTGCTGCATCTTCTCATACTTCAGCGACTTCCACTCAACCTGATACTATGAGTATCAGCCTGCAACAACAAAACATGATGAAAGGAAAGTTATTAACTGTCAAGAGTGCTAGCGCAGAGTTTGGGAATTCTCTGTCAACAGAATCAAATTGGCAG ATTCCTTCAGCTGACAATGCATTGGAGTTGCCCAAATGGTTGATGGATTCATCATCAAATTTCGAATTGCCATATGATACTAGGTTTTTTGAGCAAAAGACTCATGATTTTCAGTTACCGAATGCTCTTGAAGAAATTACTAGTCATGATGTTCTAAAAGATgatgattctgattctgtcatgAAAACATATCCTGAGAATGATATATATTTGGACGGAAACGTCAACTATGCTTTCTCTCTGAAAAAATCATTACTTAATGGAGAAGAAAACTTGAAGAAAGTTGACAGTTTTTCACGATGGATTACTAAAGAACTTGGAGAAGTAGATGATCTGCAGATGCAGTCCTCATCTGGTCTTGCCTGGAGCACTGTTGAGTGTGGAAATGTATCGGATGATGCCTCTTTGAGCCCCTCTCTCTCCCAAGACCAACTTTTCAGCATAGTTGATTTTTCGCCAAAGTGGGCTTACATAGACCTAGAAACTGAG GTGTTGATTATTGGAACATTTTTGAAGAGTCAAGAGGAAGTAGCAAAATATAACTGGTCATGCATGTTTGGTGAAGTGGAGGTTCCGGCTGAGGTTATTGCTGATGGCATTCTTTCCTGTTATGCTCCACCTCACAATGTTGGGCAAGTCCCATTTTATGTCACATGTTCCAACAGGGTAGCTTGTAGTGAAGTCCGAGAATTTGACTATCGAGCTGGGGTCACTAAAGACATAAATGTTTTTGATATATATGGTCTTACTTCAAGAGAAATGCTGCTGCGACTTAAAACACTACTTTCTCTGAAATCTTTCAGTCCTTGTAATCATCATTGTCAAGGTGTTGTGGAGAAACGAGAATTAATTGCTAAAATTATATCAATGAAAGAGGAAGAGGAATGTCACCAGTTTGTAGACCCCTCATCTGACCAGGATTTGTCTGAATATGAAGAAAAGGAGCGCCTACTTCAGAGATTGATGAAAGAGAAGCTATACTCATGGCTTCTTCACAAAATAATGGAAGATGGTAAAGGGCCGAATATATTAGATGAGAAGGGGCAAGGTGTGCTACACTTAGCAGCTGCACTTGGTTATGATTGGGCAATAAATCCTACTGTTTCTGCTGGAGTGAGCATAAACTTTCGTGATGTGAATGGATGGACTGCACTTCACTGGGCTGCTTTTTGTGGCAG AGAGCGAACCGTTGCAATTCTAGTCTCTGTGGGAGCAGCTCCTGGAGCTCTTACAGACCCATCTCCAGAATTTCCTTTGGGCAGAACTCCTGCTGACTTGGCTTCTGCTAATGGACACAAAGGAATCTCTGGTTTCCTTGCAGAATCTTCCTTGACCAGTTACCTTTCTTCACTCACGATGGATGATCAGAAGGAAGCTGTACAAACAGTTTCTGATCGAATAGCAACTTCTGTCAATTATAGTGATGCGCAAGACATACTGTCACTGAAGGACTCAATTACTGCTGTTTGTAATGCTACACAAGCTGCTGATCGAATACATCAAATGTTCAGGATGCAATCCTTCCAGTGGAAACAGTTGAGAGAGTCCAGTGATTGTGTGTCTGGCGAACATGTTATTTCACTTCTAACTACTAAGACACGCAGGCCATTTCAAAATGACGGGGTAGCTCATGCTGCTGCAACACAAATCCAGAAAAAATTTCGTGgttggaagaaaagaaaagaattcttATTGATCCGGAAAAGAATTGTAAAAATTCAG GCCCATGTCAGAGGACACCAGGTGCGGAAACAGTATAAAACTTTTGTCTGGTCGGTGGGAATTCTGGAGAAAGTTATTTTACGGTGGAGACGTAAAGGGAGTGGTTTGCGAGGATTTCGTCGGGATGCAATTATCAAACCTGACCCGCAGTGCACACTTCCAGAAGAGGACGAATATGATTTTCTCAAGGAGGGAAGAAAACAAACTGAAGAAAGGTTTCAGAAGGCACTTACCAGGGTAAAGTCCATGGCTCAGAATCCTGAAGGACGAGGTCAATATCGTAGATTGCTGACATTGGTTCAAGGGATTCAAGAAAATAAG GCTTGCAACATGGTTTTAAGCAGTACAGAAGAAGTGGCTGTTGCTGATGAAGACTTTCTCGACGTCGACTCTCTTTTGGATGATGACACTTTCATGTCTATTGCATTTGAATAA
- the LOC107908961 gene encoding calmodulin-binding transcription activator 2 isoform X6 translates to MADQASYSLAPRLDIDHILLEAQHRWLRPAEICEILRNYQKFHISSEPPTGPPSGSLFLFDRKVLRYFRKDGHNWRKKKDGKTVKEAHEKLKVGSIDVLHCYYAHGEENENFQRRSYWMLEQDLTHIVFVHYLEVKGRTIGGISHVSNSQTSSPSTSSYPDSHTKAPSGNADSASPTSTLTSLCEDADSDSHQASSRFCTLPQQGNASVMDKIDSGFLNHFSPHQYPDHKARKTPDLPSWEQDLGQYLPVCAAASSHTSATSTQPDTMSISLQQQNMMKGKLLTVKSASAEFGNSLSTESNWQIPSADNALELPKWLMDSSSNFELPYDTRFFEQKTHDFQLPNALEEITSHDVLKDDDSDSVMKTYPENDIYLDGNVNYAFSLKKSLLNGEENLKKVDSFSRWITKELGEVDDLQMQSSSGLAWSTVECGNVSDDASLSPSLSQDQLFSIVDFSPKWAYIDLETEVLIIGTFLKSQEEVAKYNWSCMFGEVEVPAEVIADGILSCYAPPHNVGQVPFYVTCSNRVACSEVREFDYRAGVTKDINVFDIYGLTSREMLLRLKTLLSLKSFSPCNHHCQGVVEKRELIAKIISMKEEEECHQFVDPSSDQDLSEYEEKERLLQRLMKEKLYSWLLHKIMEDGKGPNILDEKGQGVLHLAAALGYDWAINPTVSAGVSINFRDVNGWTALHWAAFCGRERTVAILVSVGAAPGALTDPSPEFPLGRTPADLASANGHKGISGFLAESSLTSYLSSLTMDDQKEAVQTVSDRIATSVNYSDAQDILSLKDSITAVCNATQAADRIHQMFRMQSFQWKQLRESSDCVSGEHVISLLTTKTRRPFQNDGVAHAAATQIQKKFRGWKKRKEFLLIRKRIVKIQAHVRGHQVRKQYKTFVWSVGILEKVILRWRRKGSGLRGFRRDAIIKPDPQCTLPEEDEYDFLKEGRKQTEERFQKALTRVKSMAQNPEGRGQYRRLLTLVQGIQENKACNMVLSSTEEVAVADEDFLDVDSLLDDDTFMSIAFE, encoded by the exons ATGGCGGATCAAGCCTCGTATAGTTTGGCTCCCCGATTAG ATATTGACCATATATTACTGGAAGCCCAGCATAGATGGTTGCGACCTGCTGAGATCTGTGAAATTCTTCGTAATTATCAAAAGTTTCATATTTCATCAGAGCCTCCTACCGGACCCCCAA GTGgttcactttttctttttgatcGGAAGGTTTTAAGATACTTTAGGAAGGATGGGCATAATTGGaggaagaagaaggatggaaagACTGTGAAGGAAGCTCATGAGAAGCTGAAG GTTGGAAGCATTGATGTGTTGCATTGCTACTACGCCCAtggagaagagaatgaaaactttcaaagGCGCAGCTATTGGATGCTTGAACA GGATTTGACGCATATAGTTTTTGTGCACTACTTGGAAGTCAAG gGTAGGACAATTGGAGGCATAAGTCATGTATCAAATTCACAAACAAGCAGTCCTTCAACTTCTAGCTACCCTGATAGTCATACGAAAGCACCTTCTGGAAATGCGGATTCGGCAAGCCCTACCAGCACTTTAACATCCTTATGTGAAGATGCTGATTCTG ATAGTCACCAAGCAAGTTCTAGATTCTGTACATTGCCCCAACAAGGAAATGCTTCTGTGATGGACAAGATAGATTCTGGTTTCTTGAACCATTTTTCTCCGCATCAGTATCCAG ATCATAAAG CTCGAAAAACACCCGATTTGCCATCTTGGGAACAAGACTTGGGGCAATATTTGCCTGTATGTGCTGCTGCATCTTCTCATACTTCAGCGACTTCCACTCAACCTGATACTATGAGTATCAGCCTGCAACAACAAAACATGATGAAAGGAAAGTTATTAACTGTCAAGAGTGCTAGCGCAGAGTTTGGGAATTCTCTGTCAACAGAATCAAATTGGCAG ATTCCTTCAGCTGACAATGCATTGGAGTTGCCCAAATGGTTGATGGATTCATCATCAAATTTCGAATTGCCATATGATACTAGGTTTTTTGAGCAAAAGACTCATGATTTTCAGTTACCGAATGCTCTTGAAGAAATTACTAGTCATGATGTTCTAAAAGATgatgattctgattctgtcatgAAAACATATCCTGAGAATGATATATATTTGGACGGAAACGTCAACTATGCTTTCTCTCTGAAAAAATCATTACTTAATGGAGAAGAAAACTTGAAGAAAGTTGACAGTTTTTCACGATGGATTACTAAAGAACTTGGAGAAGTAGATGATCTGCAGATGCAGTCCTCATCTGGTCTTGCCTGGAGCACTGTTGAGTGTGGAAATGTATCGGATGATGCCTCTTTGAGCCCCTCTCTCTCCCAAGACCAACTTTTCAGCATAGTTGATTTTTCGCCAAAGTGGGCTTACATAGACCTAGAAACTGAG GTGTTGATTATTGGAACATTTTTGAAGAGTCAAGAGGAAGTAGCAAAATATAACTGGTCATGCATGTTTGGTGAAGTGGAGGTTCCGGCTGAGGTTATTGCTGATGGCATTCTTTCCTGTTATGCTCCACCTCACAATGTTGGGCAAGTCCCATTTTATGTCACATGTTCCAACAGGGTAGCTTGTAGTGAAGTCCGAGAATTTGACTATCGAGCTGGGGTCACTAAAGACATAAATGTTTTTGATATATATGGTCTTACTTCAAGAGAAATGCTGCTGCGACTTAAAACACTACTTTCTCTGAAATCTTTCAGTCCTTGTAATCATCATTGTCAAGGTGTTGTGGAGAAACGAGAATTAATTGCTAAAATTATATCAATGAAAGAGGAAGAGGAATGTCACCAGTTTGTAGACCCCTCATCTGACCAGGATTTGTCTGAATATGAAGAAAAGGAGCGCCTACTTCAGAGATTGATGAAAGAGAAGCTATACTCATGGCTTCTTCACAAAATAATGGAAGATGGTAAAGGGCCGAATATATTAGATGAGAAGGGGCAAGGTGTGCTACACTTAGCAGCTGCACTTGGTTATGATTGGGCAATAAATCCTACTGTTTCTGCTGGAGTGAGCATAAACTTTCGTGATGTGAATGGATGGACTGCACTTCACTGGGCTGCTTTTTGTGGCAG AGAGCGAACCGTTGCAATTCTAGTCTCTGTGGGAGCAGCTCCTGGAGCTCTTACAGACCCATCTCCAGAATTTCCTTTGGGCAGAACTCCTGCTGACTTGGCTTCTGCTAATGGACACAAAGGAATCTCTGGTTTCCTTGCAGAATCTTCCTTGACCAGTTACCTTTCTTCACTCACGATGGATGATCAGAAGGAAGCTGTACAAACAGTTTCTGATCGAATAGCAACTTCTGTCAATTATAGTGATGCGCAAGACATACTGTCACTGAAGGACTCAATTACTGCTGTTTGTAATGCTACACAAGCTGCTGATCGAATACATCAAATGTTCAGGATGCAATCCTTCCAGTGGAAACAGTTGAGAGAGTCCAGTGATTGTGTGTCTGGCGAACATGTTATTTCACTTCTAACTACTAAGACACGCAGGCCATTTCAAAATGACGGGGTAGCTCATGCTGCTGCAACACAAATCCAGAAAAAATTTCGTGgttggaagaaaagaaaagaattcttATTGATCCGGAAAAGAATTGTAAAAATTCAG GCCCATGTCAGAGGACACCAGGTGCGGAAACAGTATAAAACTTTTGTCTGGTCGGTGGGAATTCTGGAGAAAGTTATTTTACGGTGGAGACGTAAAGGGAGTGGTTTGCGAGGATTTCGTCGGGATGCAATTATCAAACCTGACCCGCAGTGCACACTTCCAGAAGAGGACGAATATGATTTTCTCAAGGAGGGAAGAAAACAAACTGAAGAAAGGTTTCAGAAGGCACTTACCAGGGTAAAGTCCATGGCTCAGAATCCTGAAGGACGAGGTCAATATCGTAGATTGCTGACATTGGTTCAAGGGATTCAAGAAAATAAG GCTTGCAACATGGTTTTAAGCAGTACAGAAGAAGTGGCTGTTGCTGATGAAGACTTTCTCGACGTCGACTCTCTTTTGGATGATGACACTTTCATGTCTATTGCATTTGAATAA
- the LOC107908961 gene encoding calmodulin-binding transcription activator 2 isoform X9 produces the protein MDKIDSGFLNHFSPHQYPDHKGWSSIPGVNEVSHLHGDRPRDIDYGTCMTEARKTPDLPSWEQDLGQYLPVCAAASSHTSATSTQPDTMSISLQQQNMMKGKLLTVKSASAEFGNSLSTESNWQIPSADNALELPKWLMDSSSNFELPYDTRFFEQKTHDFQLPNALEEITSHDVLKDDDSDSVMKTYPENDIYLDGNVNYAFSLKKSLLNGEENLKKVDSFSRWITKELGEVDDLQMQSSSGLAWSTVECGNVSDDASLSPSLSQDQLFSIVDFSPKWAYIDLETEVLIIGTFLKSQEEVAKYNWSCMFGEVEVPAEVIADGILSCYAPPHNVGQVPFYVTCSNRVACSEVREFDYRAGVTKDINVFDIYGLTSREMLLRLKTLLSLKSFSPCNHHCQGVVEKRELIAKIISMKEEEECHQFVDPSSDQDLSEYEEKERLLQRLMKEKLYSWLLHKIMEDGKGPNILDEKGQGVLHLAAALGYDWAINPTVSAGVSINFRDVNGWTALHWAAFCGRERTVAILVSVGAAPGALTDPSPEFPLGRTPADLASANGHKGISGFLAESSLTSYLSSLTMDDQKEAVQTVSDRIATSVNYSDAQDILSLKDSITAVCNATQAADRIHQMFRMQSFQWKQLRESSDCVSGEHVISLLTTKTRRPFQNDGVAHAAATQIQKKFRGWKKRKEFLLIRKRIVKIQAHVRGHQVRKQYKTFVWSVGILEKVILRWRRKGSGLRGFRRDAIIKPDPQCTLPEEDEYDFLKEGRKQTEERFQKALTRVKSMAQNPEGRGQYRRLLTLVQGIQENKACNMVLSSTEEVAVADEDFLDVDSLLDDDTFMSIAFE, from the exons ATGGACAAGATAGATTCTGGTTTCTTGAACCATTTTTCTCCGCATCAGTATCCAG ATCATAAAGGTTGGTCATCAATTCCTGGAGTAAATGAAGTTTCACATCTTCATGGAGATAGACCTAGGGATATTGATTATGGAACTTGCATGACTGAAGCTCGAAAAACACCCGATTTGCCATCTTGGGAACAAGACTTGGGGCAATATTTGCCTGTATGTGCTGCTGCATCTTCTCATACTTCAGCGACTTCCACTCAACCTGATACTATGAGTATCAGCCTGCAACAACAAAACATGATGAAAGGAAAGTTATTAACTGTCAAGAGTGCTAGCGCAGAGTTTGGGAATTCTCTGTCAACAGAATCAAATTGGCAG ATTCCTTCAGCTGACAATGCATTGGAGTTGCCCAAATGGTTGATGGATTCATCATCAAATTTCGAATTGCCATATGATACTAGGTTTTTTGAGCAAAAGACTCATGATTTTCAGTTACCGAATGCTCTTGAAGAAATTACTAGTCATGATGTTCTAAAAGATgatgattctgattctgtcatgAAAACATATCCTGAGAATGATATATATTTGGACGGAAACGTCAACTATGCTTTCTCTCTGAAAAAATCATTACTTAATGGAGAAGAAAACTTGAAGAAAGTTGACAGTTTTTCACGATGGATTACTAAAGAACTTGGAGAAGTAGATGATCTGCAGATGCAGTCCTCATCTGGTCTTGCCTGGAGCACTGTTGAGTGTGGAAATGTATCGGATGATGCCTCTTTGAGCCCCTCTCTCTCCCAAGACCAACTTTTCAGCATAGTTGATTTTTCGCCAAAGTGGGCTTACATAGACCTAGAAACTGAG GTGTTGATTATTGGAACATTTTTGAAGAGTCAAGAGGAAGTAGCAAAATATAACTGGTCATGCATGTTTGGTGAAGTGGAGGTTCCGGCTGAGGTTATTGCTGATGGCATTCTTTCCTGTTATGCTCCACCTCACAATGTTGGGCAAGTCCCATTTTATGTCACATGTTCCAACAGGGTAGCTTGTAGTGAAGTCCGAGAATTTGACTATCGAGCTGGGGTCACTAAAGACATAAATGTTTTTGATATATATGGTCTTACTTCAAGAGAAATGCTGCTGCGACTTAAAACACTACTTTCTCTGAAATCTTTCAGTCCTTGTAATCATCATTGTCAAGGTGTTGTGGAGAAACGAGAATTAATTGCTAAAATTATATCAATGAAAGAGGAAGAGGAATGTCACCAGTTTGTAGACCCCTCATCTGACCAGGATTTGTCTGAATATGAAGAAAAGGAGCGCCTACTTCAGAGATTGATGAAAGAGAAGCTATACTCATGGCTTCTTCACAAAATAATGGAAGATGGTAAAGGGCCGAATATATTAGATGAGAAGGGGCAAGGTGTGCTACACTTAGCAGCTGCACTTGGTTATGATTGGGCAATAAATCCTACTGTTTCTGCTGGAGTGAGCATAAACTTTCGTGATGTGAATGGATGGACTGCACTTCACTGGGCTGCTTTTTGTGGCAG AGAGCGAACCGTTGCAATTCTAGTCTCTGTGGGAGCAGCTCCTGGAGCTCTTACAGACCCATCTCCAGAATTTCCTTTGGGCAGAACTCCTGCTGACTTGGCTTCTGCTAATGGACACAAAGGAATCTCTGGTTTCCTTGCAGAATCTTCCTTGACCAGTTACCTTTCTTCACTCACGATGGATGATCAGAAGGAAGCTGTACAAACAGTTTCTGATCGAATAGCAACTTCTGTCAATTATAGTGATGCGCAAGACATACTGTCACTGAAGGACTCAATTACTGCTGTTTGTAATGCTACACAAGCTGCTGATCGAATACATCAAATGTTCAGGATGCAATCCTTCCAGTGGAAACAGTTGAGAGAGTCCAGTGATTGTGTGTCTGGCGAACATGTTATTTCACTTCTAACTACTAAGACACGCAGGCCATTTCAAAATGACGGGGTAGCTCATGCTGCTGCAACACAAATCCAGAAAAAATTTCGTGgttggaagaaaagaaaagaattcttATTGATCCGGAAAAGAATTGTAAAAATTCAG GCCCATGTCAGAGGACACCAGGTGCGGAAACAGTATAAAACTTTTGTCTGGTCGGTGGGAATTCTGGAGAAAGTTATTTTACGGTGGAGACGTAAAGGGAGTGGTTTGCGAGGATTTCGTCGGGATGCAATTATCAAACCTGACCCGCAGTGCACACTTCCAGAAGAGGACGAATATGATTTTCTCAAGGAGGGAAGAAAACAAACTGAAGAAAGGTTTCAGAAGGCACTTACCAGGGTAAAGTCCATGGCTCAGAATCCTGAAGGACGAGGTCAATATCGTAGATTGCTGACATTGGTTCAAGGGATTCAAGAAAATAAG GCTTGCAACATGGTTTTAAGCAGTACAGAAGAAGTGGCTGTTGCTGATGAAGACTTTCTCGACGTCGACTCTCTTTTGGATGATGACACTTTCATGTCTATTGCATTTGAATAA